One window of Nicotiana tomentosiformis chromosome 11, ASM39032v3, whole genome shotgun sequence genomic DNA carries:
- the LOC104116170 gene encoding equilibrative nucleotide transporter 8 translates to MIIFHKLWNQNMVQSLKGMEKGGSFIRDENEPRDTYKIAYIIHFLLGAGNLLPWNALITAVDYFGYLYPTKHVEKVFSVAYMTSSVLILVLMLSWTKWNQTMSLRLRLNLGFSMFVLSLIVTPIIEWTNSHRNGINVESNAAYFVVVASVVICGLADGLIGGSLIGSAGKLPKQYMQAIFAGTASSGVLISILRIITKVSLPHTPQGLKTSAHLYFIISTAILIGCIICCNMLYKLPVMQPHYTLVQDNCLPCSRHKFQDMARSIRWPAFGIFAIYTVTLSIFPGFLAENLESKLLKDWYPILLITVYNLSDFAGKSFTAVYVLKSIGKATWFCIARLIFYPLFTACLHGPKSLKNEVPIIFLTTMLGLTNGYLTSVIMILAPKSVPTSEAEIAAIVMAVSLGMGLMAGSVLGWFWII, encoded by the exons ATGATCATTTTCCACAAGCTGTGGAATCAAAACATGGTGCAAAGTCTCAAGGGAATGGAGAAGGGAGGATCTTTTATAAGGGATGAAAATGAGCCAAGAGACACTTACAAAATTGCATATATAATCCATTTCTTGCTAGGTGCAGGCAATTTGTTGCCTTGGAATGCCTTAATAACTGCTGTTGATTATTTTGGCTATCTTTATCCAACCAAACATGTTGAAAAGGTTTTCTCTGTTGCATACATGACTTCCTCTGTCTTGATTCTTGTTTTGATGTTGAGTTGGACCAAATGGAACCAAACAATGAGCCTAAGATTGAGATTGAATCTTGGGTTTTCAATGTTTGTTCTTTCTTTAATAGTAACTCCAATTATAGAGTGGACTAATTCGCACCGAAATGGTATAAATGTGGAATCAAATGCAGCTTATTTTGTGGTTGTTGCATCAGTTGTTATATGTGGTTTAGCTGATGGTTTAATTGGAGGAAGCTTAATTGGCTCGGCTGGTAAGTTACCAAAACAATACATGCAGGCAATTTTTGCTGGAACTGCTTCTTCAG GTGTTTTAATTTCCATATTAAGGATTATAACAAAGGTGTCACTCCCACATACTCCACAAGGTCTCAAGACAAGTGCTCATTTGTATTTCATAATCAGCACAGCAATTTTGATAGGTTGCATTATCTGCTGCAACATGTTATATAAGCTGCCAGTAATGCAGCCACATTACACACTTGTTCAAGATAATTGCTTACCATGCTCAAGACATAAATTCCAGGATATGGCAAGAAGTATAAGATGGCCAGCATTTGGTATTTTCGCGATTTATACGGTTACTTTGTCCATTTTTCCAGGGTTCTTGGCAGAAAATCTTGAATCAAAGTTGCTCAAAGATTGGTATCCCATTTTGCTGATTACAGTTTACAACCTGTCGGATTTCGCGGGGAAATCTTTCACTGCAGTATATGTTCTGAAAAGCATTGGAAAGGCTACTTGGTTTTGTATTGCTAGGCTAATTTTCTACCCTTTGTTTACTGCTTGTCTACATGGTCCTAAATCGTTAAAAAATGAAGTACCGATTATTTTTCTAACGACGATGCTCGGGCTGACCAATGGATACTTGACAAGTGTCATCATGATTCTTGCTCCTAAGTCAGTTCCAACTTCTGAAGCTGAAATAGCTGCAATTGTTATGGCTGTTTCATTAGGGATGGGATTAATGGCTGGTTCTGTTCTTGGTTGGTTCTGGATTATTTGA